The following proteins come from a genomic window of Diorhabda carinulata isolate Delta chromosome X, icDioCari1.1, whole genome shotgun sequence:
- the LOC130902292 gene encoding protein C10 gives MSKIETIPILTANSARDILNKTLEALQSADSLQKLEEARDNVGNEMLKMMQFLFPIVMQIQMEIIKDFGYPEGREGIIKFSQMLRNLEREDIEIARLNGLVKSYYLPPVTVHTTNESPAEEKVNSS, from the coding sequence atgtctaAAATCGAAACAATACCAATTTTAACTGCGAACTCAGCACGAGATATCTTGAATAAAACCCTAGAAGCACTCCAGTCTGCGGAtagtttacaaaaattagaagaagCGCGAGATAATGTTGGTAacgaaatgttaaaaatgatgcaatttttatttccaattgtGATGCAAATACAAATGGAGATAATAAAAGATTTTGGATATCCTGAAGGAAGAGAAGGGATAATTAAATTCTCACAAATGTTACGAAATTTGGAACGAGAGGATATCGAAATTGCCAGGCTAAATGGTCTTGTTAAGTCTTATTATTTACCCCCAGTAACTGTTCACACTACAAATGAGTCACCAGCTGAAGAAAAAGTTAATAGTAGTTAG
- the LOC130901287 gene encoding uncharacterized protein LOC130901287 — MKKKFSFLFIHNLIVKTVMTGELKIYFPSKCLYIFNMDQAEARREARIRKILENSEKRLQKITGVENKSTKTSIKGTNRFQSHTEESGSLADNFPLSGKSDKYNKPSNLDPTCNSSLSDEYTSNTQLNSLDENLLLESSKNNSNRKVMIVLPFIWSILITTCNIFQLNFSEVYTNKIFLPLIAFEIKDLYFSPSISNTKSKLLSVMSLLTGKMYSRKKFHFILYIVKILQDIMVYFFIFVSSQIFIKSIFKLEIQL, encoded by the exons ATGAAAAAgaagttttcatttttgtttatacataaCCTTATTGTAAAAACTGTCATGACTGGcgagttgaaaatttattttcctagTAAATGCTTATATATCTTTAATATGGATCAAGCTGAAGCGAGAAGAGAAGCTAGAATacgaaaaattttggaaaactctGAAAAGAGATTACAGAAAATTACAGgtgttgaaaataaaagtacTAAAACTTCAATAAAAG GAACTAATCGTTTTCAAAGTCATACAGAAGAAAGTGGTTCCCTTGCTGACAATTTTCCTTTATCGGGTAAAAgtgataaatataataaaccCAGTAACTTGGACCCAACATGCAACAGTTCACTTTCAGATGAATATACATCAAATACTCAGTTAAATTCTTTAGATGAAAATCTATTATTAGAATCTTCAAAAAACAATTCCAATAGAAAAGTAATGATTGTACTACCTTTTATATGGAGTATTCTGATAACAACTTGTaacatttttcagttaaattttaGTGAAGTTTATACTAATAAGATTTTTCTACCTTTAATAGCATTTGAAATTAAGGATCTCTATTTTTCTCCTAGCATTTCAAATACGAAATCTAAATTACTATCAGTTATGTCACTTTTAACTGGTAAAatgtattcaagaaaaaaattccattttatacTCTATATAGTGAAAATCCTTCAAGATAttatggtttattttttcatttttgtttctagtcagatatttatcaaatcaatttttaagtTAGAAATCCAATTATAA